Proteins encoded together in one Schumannella luteola window:
- the rpsK gene encoding 30S ribosomal protein S11, producing MAAPKSAARKPRRKEKKNIAVGQAHIKSTFNNTIVSITDPSGAVVSWASSGNVGFKGSRKSTPYAAQMAAESAARQAQEHGMKKVDVFVKGPGSGRETAIRSLQAAGLEVGSINDVTPQAHNGCRPPKRRRV from the coding sequence ATGGCCGCTCCCAAGTCCGCCGCGCGCAAGCCGCGCCGCAAGGAGAAGAAGAACATCGCCGTGGGCCAGGCCCACATCAAGTCGACGTTCAACAACACCATCGTGTCGATCACCGACCCGTCGGGCGCCGTCGTCAGCTGGGCCTCGTCGGGCAACGTCGGCTTCAAGGGCTCGCGCAAGTCGACCCCTTACGCCGCGCAGATGGCCGCCGAGTCGGCCGCCCGCCAGGCGCAGGAGCACGGCATGAAGAAGGTCGACGTCTTCGTGAAGGGCCCGGGCTCGGGTCGCGAGACGGCGATCCGCTCGCTCCAGGCCGCCGGCCTCGAGGTGGGCAGCATCAACGACGTGACGCCGCAGGCGCACAACGGATGCCGCCCCCCGAAGCGCCGCCGCGTGTGA
- the rpsM gene encoding 30S ribosomal protein S13, which produces MARLAGVDIPRDKRVEVALTYIYGVGRTRALETLKETGISGDIRVKDLTDDQLVALRDYIEGTFKVEGDLRREVQADIRRKVEIGSYEGLRHRRGLPVRGQRTKTNARTRKGPKRTVAGKKKAGKK; this is translated from the coding sequence ATGGCACGTCTCGCCGGCGTCGACATCCCGCGCGATAAGCGCGTGGAGGTCGCACTCACTTACATCTACGGGGTCGGACGCACTCGCGCGCTCGAGACCCTCAAGGAGACCGGGATCTCCGGTGACATCCGCGTCAAGGACCTGACCGACGACCAGCTCGTCGCCCTCCGCGACTACATCGAGGGCACGTTCAAGGTGGAGGGTGACCTGCGCCGCGAGGTGCAGGCCGACATCCGCCGCAAGGTCGAGATCGGCTCGTACGAGGGTCTCCGTCACCGCCGCGGCCTGCCGGTCCGCGGTCAGCGCACCAAGACCAACGCCCGCACGCGCAAGGGCCCGAAGCGCACCGTCGCCGGCAAGAAGAAGGCAGGCAAGAAGTAA
- the rpmJ gene encoding 50S ribosomal protein L36 — translation MKVNPSVKPICDHCKVIRRNGRVMVICKSNPRHKQRQG, via the coding sequence ATGAAGGTCAACCCGAGCGTCAAGCCGATCTGCGACCACTGCAAGGTGATCCGTCGCAACGGCCGCGTCATGGTGATCTGCAAGTCGAACCCGCGCCACAAGCAGCGCCAGGGCTGA
- the infA gene encoding translation initiation factor IF-1, producing MAKKDGVIEIEGSVLEALPNAMFRVELSNGHKVLAHISGKMRQHYIRILPEDRVIVELSPYDLTRGRIVYRYK from the coding sequence ATGGCCAAGAAAGACGGAGTCATCGAGATCGAAGGATCCGTGCTCGAAGCGCTGCCCAACGCGATGTTCCGCGTTGAGCTCAGCAACGGACACAAGGTTCTCGCCCACATCTCGGGCAAGATGCGCCAGCACTACATCCGCATCCTCCCCGAGGACCGCGTGATCGTGGAGCTGAGCCCCTACGACCTGACCCGCGGCCGGATCGTCTACCGCTACAAGTAA
- a CDS encoding adenylate kinase, which yields MTRLLIVGPPGVGKGTQAERIVTAYGIPTISTGDIFRANIKNETELGLRVKAIVDAGDYVPDELTNELVTDRLSEADAGQGFLLDGYPRTTQQVAYLDELLSSHGHELDAVVRLVADRDEIVTRLRKRAVEQGRLDDSEEAIAHRQDVYARETEPLIAAYRDRGLLVEVDGLGTVDEVTQRVFTALASRGIDRVSA from the coding sequence ATGACCCGTCTCCTGATCGTCGGCCCTCCCGGGGTCGGCAAGGGAACCCAGGCGGAGCGCATCGTCACCGCCTATGGGATCCCCACCATCTCGACCGGTGACATCTTCCGCGCCAACATCAAGAACGAGACCGAGCTCGGCCTCCGGGTGAAGGCGATCGTCGATGCCGGCGACTACGTGCCCGACGAGCTCACCAACGAGCTGGTGACGGACCGTCTCTCGGAGGCCGACGCCGGGCAGGGCTTCCTGCTCGACGGCTACCCCCGGACGACGCAGCAGGTCGCCTACCTCGATGAGCTGCTCTCGTCGCACGGTCACGAGCTGGATGCGGTCGTGCGCCTGGTCGCCGATCGCGACGAGATCGTCACCCGGCTGCGCAAGCGCGCGGTCGAGCAGGGCCGACTCGACGATTCGGAAGAGGCGATCGCGCATCGTCAGGACGTCTACGCCCGCGAGACCGAGCCGCTGATCGCGGCCTACCGCGACCGCGGTCTGCTGGTCGAGGTCGACGGACTCGGCACGGTCGACGAGGTGACGCAGCGCGTCTTCACGGCGCTCGCGTCGCGCGGCATCGACCGCGTCAGCGCCTGA
- the secY gene encoding preprotein translocase subunit SecY, producing MFSAVARIFRTPDLRRKIAFTIGIVALFRIGSFIPAPFVDFDNVTACVNGQAGASGLYTLVNLFSGGALLKLSIFALGIMPYITASIIVQLLRVVIPRFDTLYKEGQAGQAKLTQYTRYLTIALGILQSTTLITVARSGALFSGSGNTSAECSSIITADGSTWYGILLMVITMTAGTGLIMWMGELITERGIGNGMSLLIFTSIAAQFPSALISIFQERGIETLILVILIGILIVAAVIFVEQSQRRIPVQYAKRMVGRRTYGGNNTYIPIKVNMAGVVPVIFASSLLYLPALIAQFNAPPAGKAAQPWVQWITDYLTRGDHPLYMALYFLLIVGFTYFYVAITFNPEEVADNMKKYGGFIPGIRAGRPTAEYLDYVLTRVTLPGSLYLGLIALIPLIALVAINANQNFPFGGTSILIMVGVGLETVKQIDSQLQQRHYEGLLR from the coding sequence GTGTTCAGTGCCGTCGCGCGGATCTTCCGGACGCCTGACCTGCGACGCAAGATCGCATTCACGATCGGCATCGTCGCGCTGTTCCGCATCGGCTCGTTCATCCCGGCCCCGTTCGTCGACTTCGACAACGTGACCGCGTGTGTGAACGGTCAGGCCGGCGCATCGGGTCTCTACACCCTCGTCAACCTCTTCAGCGGCGGAGCGCTGCTGAAGCTCTCGATCTTCGCGCTCGGCATCATGCCGTACATCACCGCGTCGATCATCGTGCAGCTGCTGCGCGTGGTCATCCCCCGCTTCGACACCCTCTACAAGGAGGGCCAGGCGGGCCAGGCCAAGCTGACGCAGTACACGCGCTACCTCACGATCGCGCTCGGCATCCTGCAGTCGACGACGCTGATCACGGTGGCCCGCTCCGGTGCCCTGTTCTCGGGCTCGGGCAACACGAGCGCCGAGTGCTCGTCGATCATCACGGCCGACGGATCGACCTGGTACGGCATCCTGCTCATGGTCATCACCATGACCGCCGGCACCGGCCTGATCATGTGGATGGGCGAGCTCATCACCGAGCGCGGCATCGGCAACGGCATGTCGCTGCTGATCTTCACCTCGATCGCCGCCCAGTTCCCGAGCGCGCTCATCTCGATCTTCCAGGAGCGCGGCATCGAGACGCTGATCCTGGTCATCCTGATCGGCATCCTCATCGTCGCGGCGGTCATCTTCGTCGAGCAGTCGCAACGACGGATCCCCGTGCAATACGCGAAGCGGATGGTGGGGCGCCGAACCTACGGCGGCAACAACACCTACATCCCCATCAAGGTCAACATGGCCGGCGTCGTGCCCGTCATCTTCGCCTCGTCGCTGCTGTACCTGCCTGCGCTCATCGCGCAGTTCAACGCGCCGCCGGCCGGCAAGGCCGCGCAGCCGTGGGTGCAGTGGATCACCGACTACCTGACGCGCGGTGACCACCCGCTGTACATGGCGCTGTACTTCCTGCTCATCGTCGGGTTCACCTACTTCTACGTCGCGATCACCTTCAACCCCGAAGAGGTCGCCGACAACATGAAGAAGTACGGCGGCTTCATCCCCGGCATCCGCGCCGGTCGTCCGACCGCCGAGTACCTCGACTACGTGCTCACCCGCGTCACCCTGCCGGGCTCGCTCTACCTCGGTCTCATCGCGCTCATCCCGCTGATCGCCCTGGTCGCCATCAACGCGAACCAGAACTTCCCCTTCGGCGGCACGAGCATCCTGATCATGGTCGGCGTTGGCCTCGAGACGGTGAAGCAGATCGACTCGCAGCTGCAGCAGCGTCACTACGAGGGGCTCCTGCGATGA
- the rplO gene encoding 50S ribosomal protein L15, translated as MADEKATKDEAEKAPVKKAAAKPAAEKKAPAAKAAADKPAAEKKAPAAKKPAAAKADAPAAAEKSTTAAKPAAKKAPAAKKEEVAPRPQVLKAHHLRPAAGSKKDRTRVGRGEGSKGKTAGRGTKGTKARYQVRPGLEGGNLNSVMRAPKLRGFKNPFRVEYQVVNLDKLAELYPKGGDVTIGDLVAKGAVRKNEKVKVLGDGEIAVKLNVAVDKVSSSAEQKIVAAGGSIK; from the coding sequence ATGGCTGACGAGAAGGCCACGAAGGACGAGGCCGAGAAGGCCCCCGTCAAGAAGGCTGCGGCCAAGCCCGCCGCCGAGAAGAAGGCTCCGGCCGCCAAGGCCGCCGCCGACAAGCCGGCTGCCGAGAAGAAGGCGCCCGCCGCCAAGAAGCCGGCTGCCGCCAAGGCCGACGCCCCCGCTGCCGCGGAGAAGTCGACCACGGCTGCGAAGCCGGCTGCCAAGAAGGCCCCCGCGGCGAAGAAGGAGGAGGTCGCCCCGCGTCCTCAGGTGCTCAAGGCGCACCACCTCCGTCCCGCCGCCGGGTCGAAGAAGGACCGCACCCGCGTCGGACGCGGTGAGGGCTCGAAGGGCAAGACCGCCGGTCGCGGTACCAAGGGAACCAAGGCACGCTACCAGGTGCGTCCGGGCCTCGAGGGCGGCAACCTGAACTCGGTCATGCGCGCTCCGAAGCTCCGCGGCTTCAAGAACCCGTTCCGGGTGGAGTACCAGGTCGTCAACCTCGACAAGCTCGCCGAGCTGTACCCGAAGGGTGGCGACGTCACCATCGGCGACCTCGTCGCCAAGGGCGCGGTTCGCAAGAACGAGAAGGTCAAGGTTCTGGGCGACGGCGAGATTGCGGTTAAGCTGAACGTCGCGGTCGACAAGGTCTCGAGCTCTGCGGAGCAGAAGATCGTCGCCGCCGGCGGCTCGATCAAGTAG
- the rpmD gene encoding 50S ribosomal protein L30, with translation MAARLKVTQIKSVISEKQNQRDTLRSLGLKRIGDTVVREDTQANRGYVRTVAHLVKVEEID, from the coding sequence ATGGCCGCGCGTCTCAAGGTGACCCAGATCAAGTCCGTGATCAGTGAGAAGCAGAACCAGCGCGACACGCTGCGCAGCCTCGGTCTCAAGCGCATCGGCGACACCGTCGTGCGCGAGGACACGCAGGCCAACCGCGGCTACGTGCGCACTGTCGCTCACCTGGTGAAGGTCGAGGAGATTGACTGA
- the rpsE gene encoding 30S ribosomal protein S5: protein MAEPVKASQAEQTNVATVNEAPVETAAGTQAPADDRGGRRGGGGRGGRNDRNDRNSRGGRDSDSQFLERVVTINRVSKVVKGGRRFSFTALVVVGDGNGLVGVGYGKAREVPLAISKGVEEAKKNFFRVPRVAATIPHPVQGEAAAGVVLLRPAAAGTGVIAGGPVRAVLECAGIHDVLSKSLGSSNTINIVHATVEALKQLEEPRAVAARRGLEFEAVAPERLVRAEADARAAATAKAGA, encoded by the coding sequence GTGGCCGAGCCCGTCAAGGCGAGCCAGGCCGAGCAGACGAACGTCGCCACGGTCAACGAGGCTCCGGTCGAGACCGCTGCCGGCACCCAGGCTCCTGCCGACGACCGCGGCGGACGTCGCGGCGGCGGCGGCCGTGGTGGCCGCAATGACCGCAACGACCGCAACTCGCGGGGAGGTCGCGACAGCGACAGCCAGTTCCTCGAGCGTGTCGTGACCATCAACCGCGTGTCGAAGGTCGTCAAGGGCGGTCGTCGCTTCAGCTTCACCGCGCTCGTCGTCGTCGGCGACGGCAACGGCCTGGTGGGCGTCGGCTACGGCAAGGCCCGCGAGGTCCCGCTGGCGATCAGCAAGGGCGTCGAGGAGGCGAAGAAGAACTTCTTCCGCGTCCCCCGCGTCGCCGCGACGATCCCGCACCCCGTCCAGGGTGAGGCCGCCGCCGGCGTCGTGCTCCTGCGTCCGGCTGCCGCCGGTACCGGTGTCATCGCCGGTGGCCCGGTGCGCGCCGTGCTCGAGTGCGCCGGCATCCACGACGTGCTGTCGAAGTCGCTCGGCTCGTCGAACACGATCAACATCGTCCACGCGACGGTGGAGGCGCTCAAGCAGCTCGAAGAGCCGCGCGCCGTCGCCGCCCGTCGTGGCCTGGAGTTCGAGGCTGTCGCTCCGGAGCGCCTGGTGCGCGCCGAGGCCGACGCTCGTGCTGCAGCTACCGCTAAGGCAGGTGCCTGA
- the rplR gene encoding 50S ribosomal protein L18, translating to MAITSKSAQRNRRHARLRKRIVGSAERPRLVVTRSARHVFVQVVDDTVGKTVASASTLEADLRAFEGDKTAKARKVGELVAERAKQAGIDTVVFDRGGNKYAGRVAAIAEGAREGGLNL from the coding sequence ATGGCTATCACTTCCAAGAGCGCCCAGCGCAACCGCCGCCACGCGCGTCTGCGCAAGCGCATCGTCGGCTCGGCCGAGCGTCCGCGCCTCGTCGTGACCCGCTCGGCGCGTCACGTCTTCGTGCAGGTCGTCGACGACACGGTCGGCAAGACCGTCGCCAGCGCCTCGACCCTCGAGGCCGACCTCCGCGCCTTCGAGGGCGACAAGACCGCCAAGGCCCGCAAGGTCGGCGAGCTCGTCGCCGAGCGCGCCAAGCAGGCCGGCATCGACACCGTGGTCTTCGACCGCGGTGGTAACAAGTACGCCGGTCGTGTCGCCGCGATCGCCGAGGGAGCTCGAGAGGGCGGGTTGAACCTGTGA
- the rplF gene encoding 50S ribosomal protein L6, whose product MSRIGRLPIDIPSGVTISIDGHAVAVKGPKGELSLVVASPIEVKLEDNQVLVSRPDDERASRSLHGLTRTLIANQIVGVTEGYSKGLEVVGTGYRVTAKGSSVEFALGYSHSITVDPPAGISFEVEGNNKLTVRGIDKQAVGEVAANIRKLRKPEPYKGKGVRYAGEVVRRKAGKSGK is encoded by the coding sequence ATGTCGCGAATCGGACGACTCCCCATCGACATCCCCTCGGGTGTGACGATCTCGATCGACGGCCATGCCGTCGCGGTGAAGGGCCCCAAGGGCGAGCTGTCGCTCGTCGTGGCGAGTCCCATCGAGGTCAAGCTCGAGGACAACCAGGTGCTGGTCTCGCGCCCCGACGACGAGCGCGCCTCGCGCTCGCTGCACGGCCTGACCCGCACCCTCATCGCCAACCAGATCGTCGGCGTGACCGAGGGCTACTCCAAGGGCCTCGAGGTCGTCGGCACTGGTTACCGCGTCACCGCCAAGGGCAGCTCGGTCGAGTTCGCCCTCGGCTACTCGCACTCCATCACGGTGGACCCGCCCGCGGGCATCTCCTTCGAGGTCGAGGGCAACAACAAGCTGACCGTCCGCGGCATCGACAAGCAGGCCGTGGGCGAGGTCGCCGCGAACATCCGCAAGCTGCGCAAGCCGGAGCCCTACAAGGGCAAGGGCGTTCGCTACGCGGGCGAGGTCGTTCGCCGCAAGGCCGGAAAGAGCGGTAAGTAA
- the rpsH gene encoding 30S ribosomal protein S8 → MTMTDPVADMLTRLRNANSAFHDSVSLPSSKLKARIADILKREGYIADWKVEAARVGETLTIDLKYGPNRERSIAGIKRVSKPGLRVYARSTEIPHVLGGLGVAILSTSSGLLTDREATSKGVGGEVLAYVW, encoded by the coding sequence ATGACGATGACCGATCCGGTCGCTGACATGCTGACCCGGCTGCGCAACGCGAACTCGGCTTTCCACGACAGCGTCTCGCTGCCGTCGTCGAAGCTCAAGGCGCGCATCGCCGACATCCTCAAGCGCGAGGGATACATCGCCGACTGGAAGGTCGAGGCGGCTCGCGTGGGCGAGACCCTCACCATCGACCTGAAGTACGGGCCGAACCGCGAGCGGTCGATCGCCGGCATCAAGCGCGTCTCGAAGCCCGGCCTCCGCGTCTACGCTCGCTCGACCGAGATCCCCCACGTGCTGGGCGGCCTCGGCGTGGCGATCCTGTCCACCTCCTCCGGTCTGCTGACCGACCGCGAGGCGACTTCGAAGGGCGTGGGTGGGGAAGTCCTCGCCTACGTGTGGTGA
- the rplE gene encoding 50S ribosomal protein L5, whose translation MSETAVAGKIQPRLKSKYRAEIVKQLTEQFGYTNPHQVPGLVKVVVNTGVGEAARDSKVIEGAVADLTAITGQKPVVTKARKSIAQFKLREGMPIGAHVTLRGDRAWEFTDRLISLALPRIRDFRGLSDKQFDGNGNYTFGISEQSIFHEIDQDRIDRVRGFDITVVTTAKNDDEGRALLRALGFPFVKADA comes from the coding sequence ATGAGTGAGACTGCTGTGGCTGGCAAAATCCAGCCCCGCCTGAAGTCCAAGTACCGCGCCGAGATCGTCAAGCAGCTCACCGAGCAGTTCGGCTACACGAACCCGCACCAGGTCCCCGGCCTGGTCAAGGTCGTCGTGAACACCGGTGTCGGCGAGGCCGCCCGTGACTCGAAGGTCATCGAGGGCGCCGTGGCGGACCTGACCGCGATCACCGGCCAGAAGCCGGTCGTGACGAAGGCCCGCAAGTCGATCGCCCAGTTCAAGCTGCGCGAGGGCATGCCGATCGGCGCCCACGTGACGCTGCGCGGCGATCGCGCCTGGGAGTTCACGGACCGCCTGATCTCGCTCGCCCTGCCCCGCATCCGCGACTTCCGCGGCCTCAGCGACAAGCAGTTCGACGGCAACGGCAACTACACGTTCGGCATCTCGGAGCAGAGCATCTTCCACGAGATCGACCAGGACCGCATCGATCGCGTCCGCGGTTTCGACATCACCGTCGTCACCACGGCCAAGAACGACGACGAGGGCCGCGCGCTGCTCCGCGCGCTCGGCTTCCCGTTCGTGAAGGCCGACGCCTGA
- the rplX gene encoding 50S ribosomal protein L24: protein MAKIKKGDLVQVISGATQARGGDRGKQGKVIEVLTERNRVVVEGVNYVTKHVKVGQTQRGTKTGGIETHEAPIHISNVALVDPKTKKPTRVGHKVETVEKDGVKKQVRVRYAKKSGENL, encoded by the coding sequence ATGGCGAAGATCAAGAAGGGCGACCTGGTCCAGGTGATCAGCGGCGCCACTCAGGCTCGCGGTGGAGACCGCGGCAAGCAGGGCAAGGTCATCGAGGTCCTCACCGAGCGCAACCGCGTCGTGGTCGAGGGCGTCAACTACGTCACCAAGCACGTGAAGGTCGGTCAGACCCAGCGCGGCACCAAGACCGGTGGCATCGAGACCCACGAGGCCCCCATCCACATCTCGAACGTCGCCCTCGTCGACCCGAAGACCAAGAAGCCGACCCGCGTCGGCCACAAGGTCGAGACGGTCGAGAAGGACGGCGTGAAGAAGCAGGTTCGCGTTCGTTACGCGAAGAAGTCCGGAGAGAACCTCTGA
- the rplN gene encoding 50S ribosomal protein L14: MLQQESRVKVADNTGAKELLTIRVLGGSGRRYAGLGDVIVATVKDAIPGGNVKKGDVVKAVIVRTRKETRRPDGSYIKFDENAAVILKGDGDPRGTRIFGPVGRELRDKKFMKIISLAPEVI; this comes from the coding sequence ATGCTGCAGCAGGAATCCCGAGTCAAGGTCGCCGACAACACCGGCGCCAAGGAGCTGCTCACGATCCGCGTGCTCGGCGGCTCCGGCCGTCGCTACGCCGGCCTCGGTGACGTCATCGTCGCCACGGTCAAGGACGCGATCCCCGGCGGCAACGTGAAGAAGGGCGACGTCGTGAAGGCGGTCATCGTCCGCACCCGCAAGGAGACCCGTCGTCCGGACGGCTCCTACATCAAGTTCGACGAGAACGCCGCCGTGATCCTGAAGGGCGACGGGGACCCCCGTGGCACCCGCATCTTCGGACCGGTCGGCCGTGAGCTTCGCGACAAGAAGTTCATGAAGATCATCTCGCTGGCCCCGGAGGTCATCTAA
- the rpsQ gene encoding 30S ribosomal protein S17: MAKVEKAEAGHEHAAHDVRDEAARGYRKVRRGYVTSDKMEKTIVVEVEDRVKHPLYGKVIRRTSKVKVHDEQNSAGIGDLVVIAETRPLSATKRWRLVEIAEKAK, translated from the coding sequence ATGGCGAAGGTCGAGAAGGCTGAAGCGGGTCACGAGCACGCCGCCCACGACGTCCGTGACGAGGCCGCACGCGGCTACCGCAAGGTGCGCCGCGGCTACGTGACCAGCGACAAGATGGAGAAGACCATCGTCGTCGAGGTCGAGGACCGCGTGAAGCACCCGCTGTACGGCAAGGTCATCCGCCGTACCTCCAAGGTGAAGGTGCATGACGAGCAGAACAGCGCCGGCATCGGCGACCTGGTCGTCATCGCCGAGACCCGCCCGCTGTCGGCGACGAAGCGCTGGCGTCTGGTCGAGATCGCAGAGAAGGCGAAGTAA
- the rpmC gene encoding 50S ribosomal protein L29: MSVGSKELAPVELDTFEDERLVEELKKAKEELFNLRFQSATGQLESHGRLRAVKRDIARIYTVIRERELGIRATPVAAEVPATKKKSTKKAAADEAPADETAEEASK, encoded by the coding sequence ATGTCCGTCGGATCCAAGGAGCTCGCCCCTGTCGAGCTCGACACCTTCGAGGACGAGCGTCTCGTCGAAGAGCTGAAGAAGGCCAAGGAGGAGCTGTTCAACCTGCGCTTTCAGTCGGCCACCGGTCAGCTCGAGAGCCACGGCCGCCTGCGTGCCGTGAAGCGCGACATCGCTCGCATCTACACCGTCATCCGCGAGCGCGAGCTGGGCATCCGTGCCACGCCCGTCGCCGCCGAGGTGCCGGCCACGAAGAAGAAGTCCACCAAGAAGGCTGCCGCCGATGAGGCGCCCGCCGACGAGACCGCTGAGGAGGCGAGCAAGTAA
- the rplP gene encoding 50S ribosomal protein L16: MLIPRKVKHRKQHHPGRSGQATGGTKVSFGEYGIQALTPAYVTNRQIEAARIAMTRHIKRGGKVWINIYPDRPLTKKPAETRMGSGKGSPEWWVANVKPGRVLFEVAGVDEELARGALLRAIHKLPLKARIIKREEGDA, translated from the coding sequence ATGCTGATTCCCCGTAAGGTCAAGCACCGCAAGCAGCACCACCCCGGCCGTTCCGGCCAGGCGACCGGTGGCACGAAGGTCAGCTTCGGCGAGTACGGCATCCAGGCTCTGACGCCCGCGTATGTCACGAACCGTCAGATCGAGGCCGCTCGTATCGCCATGACGCGCCACATCAAGCGCGGCGGAAAGGTGTGGATCAACATCTACCCCGACCGTCCGCTGACCAAGAAGCCCGCCGAGACCCGCATGGGTTCGGGTAAGGGCTCGCCGGAGTGGTGGGTCGCGAACGTCAAGCCGGGCCGCGTCCTCTTCGAGGTCGCCGGCGTCGACGAGGAGCTCGCCCGCGGCGCGCTTCTCCGTGCAATCCACAAGCTGCCGCTCAAGGCACGCATCATCAAGCGCGAGGAGGGCGACGCGTAA
- the rpsC gene encoding 30S ribosomal protein S3, translating to MGQKVNPYGFRLGITTDHTSRWFADSTKPGQRYADYVAEDVRIRRLLTTQLDRAGVAKIEIERTRDRVRVDIHTARPGIVIGRRGAEAERIRADLEKLTKKQIQLNILEVKNPEAEAQLVAQGIAEQLSARVAFRRAMRKGLQGAQRAGAKGIRIQVSGRLGGAEMSRSEFYREGRVPLHTLRANIDYGFYEAKTTFGRIGVKVWIYKGDITNKELAREQASQKSSRPERRDGGRGRGPRNNEAAPATAGAEA from the coding sequence ATGGGCCAGAAGGTCAACCCGTACGGCTTCCGTCTCGGCATCACCACCGACCACACCTCGCGTTGGTTCGCCGACTCGACGAAGCCCGGTCAGCGCTACGCCGACTACGTGGCCGAGGACGTGCGCATCCGCCGTCTGCTCACCACGCAGCTCGACCGCGCCGGTGTCGCCAAGATCGAGATCGAGCGCACCCGCGACCGCGTGCGTGTGGACATCCACACCGCGCGTCCCGGCATCGTCATCGGCCGCCGCGGCGCCGAGGCCGAGCGCATCCGCGCCGACCTGGAGAAGCTCACCAAGAAGCAGATCCAGCTCAACATCCTCGAGGTGAAGAACCCCGAGGCCGAGGCCCAGCTCGTCGCGCAGGGCATCGCCGAGCAGCTCTCCGCCCGTGTCGCGTTCCGTCGCGCCATGCGCAAGGGCCTGCAGGGCGCGCAGCGCGCCGGTGCCAAGGGCATCCGCATCCAGGTCTCCGGCCGTCTCGGCGGCGCGGAGATGTCCCGCTCGGAGTTCTACCGCGAGGGCCGCGTGCCCCTGCACACGCTGCGCGCGAACATCGACTACGGCTTCTACGAGGCCAAGACGACGTTCGGCCGCATCGGCGTGAAGGTCTGGATCTACAAGGGCGACATCACCAACAAGGAACTCGCTCGCGAGCAGGCGTCTCAGAAGTCGTCGCGCCCCGAGCGTCGTGACGGCGGCCGTGGCCGCGGCCCCCGCAACAACGAGGCCGCCCCCGCCACCGCAGGAGCTGAGGCGTAA
- the rplV gene encoding 50S ribosomal protein L22, producing the protein MVESIARVRHIRVTPQKARRVIALIKGKQAQEALAILKFAPQGASEPIYKLVASAVANARVKADASNQYLDEQDLFVSGAWVDEGATRKRFQPRAQGRAFKILKRTSHITVVLSTPDELTDATPVAAGSKKASK; encoded by the coding sequence ATGGTGGAGTCCATCGCCCGCGTGCGACACATCCGCGTCACGCCTCAGAAGGCCCGTCGCGTCATCGCCCTGATCAAGGGCAAGCAGGCTCAGGAGGCCCTGGCCATCCTGAAGTTCGCGCCGCAGGGTGCGAGCGAGCCGATCTACAAGCTCGTCGCGTCCGCTGTTGCGAACGCCCGCGTCAAGGCGGATGCGAGCAACCAGTACCTCGATGAGCAGGACCTGTTCGTGTCGGGTGCCTGGGTCGACGAGGGTGCCACCCGCAAGCGGTTCCAGCCGCGTGCGCAGGGTCGCGCCTTCAAGATCCTGAAGCGCACCAGCCACATCACGGTCGTGCTCTCGACCCCTGACGAGCTCACGGACGCGACCCCGGTCGCCGCCGGCAGCAAGAAGGCGAGCAAGTAA
- the rpsS gene encoding 30S ribosomal protein S19 produces the protein MPRSLKKGPFVDDHLLRKVQVANEANSKNVIKTWSRRSMIIPAMLGHTIAVHDGRKHIPVFVTETMVGHKLGEFAPTRTFRGHEKDDKKGRRR, from the coding sequence ATGCCGCGCAGTCTCAAGAAGGGCCCCTTCGTCGACGACCACCTGCTCCGCAAGGTCCAGGTCGCGAACGAGGCCAACAGCAAGAACGTGATCAAGACCTGGTCGCGCCGCTCGATGATCATCCCGGCGATGCTGGGTCACACCATCGCGGTGCACGACGGACGCAAGCACATCCCCGTGTTCGTGACCGAGACCATGGTCGGCCACAAGCTCGGCGAGTTCGCGCCGACCCGCACCTTCCGTGGCCACGAGAAGGACGACAAGAAGGGCCGTCGCCGCTAA